TCAACCCAATTGACTTGCTCAAAAGTAACCTGTCGCTATTTTCATTCATTTGCATTGTTTTTTACATCTCTTGCTCTAATCTAAAGCGCTATCATTTCTCCATCACTGCTTGCTTCATTGCCCAGTGAACCTCACATCCGATGGAAAGAATCAGCACCAAACCACCTCGGCGAATTTGCAAATACGATGTGTTCATCAGTTTCAGAGGTGCCGACACCCGCAATACCTTCGTTGATCATCTCTACAATCACCTCATCCGAAAAGGCATCTTCACCTTCAAGGATGACAAGACGCTGGAGCAAGGTCAACCCATTTCATCTCAGCTCATGCAGGCAATTAGGGATTCACGGGTTTCCATTGTTGTCTTCTCAAAGGAGTACCCCACCTCCACTTGGTGTTTAGACGAAATGGCTGCTATTGTTGACTGCCAGAGAGAGTTCAATCAAGCTATCTTGCCCGTTTTCTATGATGTGGATCCTTCTCATGTGCGCAAACAGAACGGTGTGTACCACGATGCTTTTATTTCCCATTCACGGAGACAACAGCTAGCTAAGGTCCGTCGCTGGAAGAGTGCTATGACGACTTTGGCAAATTCTGTTGGTTGGGATGTTAGAAATAAGTACGTATACTACCACACAATCcattcttattaatttttcttttccatgGTTGTGCACGTACTTATTAATCGATCAAGTTTGGATAGGCTAGAAATCTAATTTGCCAATAAAAGTTCCACTAAATTTAAATTAGTTCCGTTCGTTCTTACTTCTCATCAGTATTATATTCTTGTTTCTCTTTCAGGCCAGAGTTCAAAGAGGTTGAAAATATTGTTCAGAAAATAGTGAAAACATTGAATCATAAATTCTCTGGGTTTGCTGATGACTTGATTGGGATGCAACCTCGTGTGGAAGAATTGGAAAAGCTTCTCAAGTTAAGATCAGAAGATGATGGCTTTCGAGTTTTAGGATTATGGGGGATGGGCGGTGTAGGAAAGACAACTCATGCTACAGCCTTATATGATAGAATCTCTTATCAATTTGATGCTTCTTGTTTTGTTGAGAATGTGAGCAAACTTTACAAGGATGGTGGTGCTATGGCCATACAAAAACAAATTCTTCACGAAGCTTTGGAGGTAAAAAGATTAGATACTTACAGTCCTTCTGAGATATCTGGGATTATAATAAATAGGCTACACAGTATAAAGATCCTTGTTGTGTTGGACAATGTTGATCACCTAAAGCAATTAGAAGAGTTGGCTATCAATCCTAAATTACTTTGTGAAGGGAGTAGAATGATAATAACCACCAGGGATGAGCATATTTTAAAAGCGTATGGAGCCGATGAAGTTCACAATGTTCCCCTGTTGAGTGATAAAGAAGCTCATGAGCTGTTTAGTAGAAAAGCCTTCAAGAGAGAGGGTCCAAGTAACAATTGTGAGGAGCTGATTCCTGAAGTACTTAAATACGCTCAAAGACATCCACTGACAATTAGAGTGCTGGGTTCTTTCTTGTGTTCCCGCAATGCTACCCAATGGAAAGATGCTTTGGATAGATTAAGGAATAATCTAGAAGACGAAATTGCAAATGTGCTTCGGATAAGTTATGAGGGGTTAAAATTTGAGGAGAAAGAAATATTTCTGCACATTGCTTGTTTTTTCAGAGGGGAGAGGGAGGATTATGTAAAGCGAATACTAGATTCTCTTGGATTATATCCTCATATTGGAATTTCAGTTATTGCGGAGAAATCACTCATAACCATTAGAAACCAAGAAATTCATATGCACGAAATGCTGCAAGAGTTGGGAAAGAAAATTGTTCGGGAGAAATATCCTCAAGAACCTGGATCATGGAGTAGATTATGGAGTTACAAGGATTTCCATCATGTCTTGATGTCAGAAACGGTAATGAGTCACCTTTAGTTTCatgagaaaattttaattttcacgtTTCTAAGTGATTGAACACATATATATGCCGANNNNNNNNNNNNNNNNNNNNNNNNNNNNNNNNNNNNNNNNNNNNNNNNNNNNNNNNNNNNNNNNNNNNNNNNNNNNNNNNNNNNNNNNNNNNNNNNNNNNNNNNNNNNNNNNNNNNNNNNNNNNNNNNNNNNNNNNNNNNNNNNNNNNNNNNNNNNNNNNNNNNNNNNNNNNNNNNNNNNNNNNNNNNNNNNNNNNNNNNNNNNNNNNNNNNNNNNNNNNNNNNNNNNNNNNNNNNNNNNNNNNNNNNNNNNNNNNNNNNNNNNNNNNNNNNNNNNNNNNNNNNNNNNNNNNNNNNNNNNNNNNNNNNNNNNNNNNNNNNNNNNNNNNNNNNNNNNNNNNNNNNNNNNNNNNNNNNNNNNNNNNNNNNNNNNNNNNNNNNNNNNNNNNNNNNNNNNNNNNNNNNNNNNNNNNNNNNNNNNNNNNNNNNNNNNNNNNNNNNNNNNNNNNNNNNNNNNNNNNNNNNNNNNNNNNNNNNNNNNNNNNNNNNNNNNNNNNNNNNNNNNNNNNNNNNNNNNNNNNNNNNNNNNNNNNNNNNNNNNNNNNNNNNNNNNNNNNNNNNNNNNNNNNNNNNNNNNNNNNNNNNNNNNNNNNNNNNNNNNNNNNNNNNNNNNNNNNNNNNNNNNNNNNNNNNNNNNNNNNNNNNNNNNNNNNNNNNNNNNNNNNNNNNNNNNNAATTAGACTTTTAtatcataaatttatttttaattaagtacttacttgttaattaaaaaaaaactatagaaaaacaACTCCTAACCAGTCAATTTTAAATAACTAGAGTGcagtttaaaaatatttgttagtTACAGAGTGGgattgtttaaaaaattaatatttttagaatatttattttttgaatcTTGAAATAAAATATTCTAAAGATATTAATCATCTTAATACAATTGTAAAGAGGAaccaaattaaatctttttattatatatagaaATGCCATTTCAAATTTTAAAGTACAGAGATACTTGTGTGCAAATTTGTCAAAACTACAAAATTAAACATTTTTATAGTACTTCCGTTGTTGTTTACTAAAAATTCATGTTTGTCAGGGAACAAATGAGATTAAAGCCGTAGTGGTTGATATAAAAGAGGATATCAGCGATTGCAATCAGATGGTTGAAGGGTTGTCCAAAATGAAGGATCTCAAGCTGCTCATTGTACATCAAAAGAACTACCATTCAGAAAGTAGACTCAAATCTCTTTCTAGTTGTATTTTGCATTATCTTTCATCGCATGGTTACCCTTTCCCTTCTTTGCCATCACTGTTTCACCCTTCAGAAAGTAAACTCAAATGTCTTTCTAGTTGTCTGAAGTATCTTTCATGGCATGGTTACCCTTTTCCTTCTTTGCCATCAGTGTTTCACCCTTCAGAAAGTCTCGTTGAAATGAATTTGTCTGGTAGCAGTATCCAAAGCCTATGGGAAGGCCGCAAGGTATTAAACTATTAATTACTACAATGATTTTcttgtctttttctttctttctcttttttcctgCATAAGACACAATTGCAGAATTAAAGTATTATTAATTAacgaaagaaaataataataaaacgtagattcaaattttatttttcgaattttaaaaatTCAGTTTTATATGTAAGTCCCTAAACATGTACAAtgcaaattatttataattttatattaggcaattatttaatttaataggaTTTAGGAAATAAATATATTGTTATTTTCTAATTGATAATGTCACTTTTATATTGAGTTTGTTTNNNNNNNNNNNNNNNNNNNNNNNNNNNNNNNNNNNNNNNNNNNNNNNNNNNNNNNNNNNNNNNNNNNNNNNNNNNNNNNNNNNNNNNNNNNNNNNNNNNNNNNNNNNNNNNNNNNNNNNNNNNNNNNNNNNNNNNNNNNNNNNNNNNNNNNNNNNNNNNNNNNNNNNNNNNNNNNNNNNNNNNNNNNNNNNNNNNNNNNNNNNNNNNNNNNNNNNNNNNNNNNNNNNNNNNNNNNNNNNNNNNNNNNNNNNNNNNNNNNNNNNNNNNNNNNNNNNNNNNNNNNNNNNNNNNNNNNNNNNNNNNNNNNNNNNNNNNNNNNNNNNNNNNNNNNNNNNNNNNNNNNNNNNNNNNNNNNNNNNNNNNNNNNNNNNNNNNttatattttaataaaattaatgatTCAAATTATGAAATAACAATATTTCTAAAATATCTAATAACCGTTAAAACTTATATCAAAATTTACTTTAGGTCATGAGGTGGCATGATTATAAAATGCTAACAAAAAAAATGGAATAGGCTTTTTATAGGTGGGATTTAATTGCCCAAAAGGACTCATCTTTCCTTTTAATCAAAGGTTGAaacttttgaattttattttagatgggaagaaattttaaattttggacCAGTTATTTGACTTATTTCACCTTTAcaaactttaaaaaatatttttttaatttctttttaaattactcaatttttaaaaaaatattaatataagtaCATGATATATTTTATTTACTGAATACAAAACGAATTATTTGTTATAGATTAAAAAACCCGTGTGTCAGTGTGTGATCTATTTTTCAGTTTAAAACTAATCCTTTCTTTTGAAATGGTAGTAAATCGTTATATTTGAAACGTAAGAATATTTTTTATTCCAATCAGGTTTATGAACAATGTCAAAAGCATTTTTCAACGTCTtgttttccaaaaatattttctgaataTTAGAAATCCACTATCATGTAGTTgtgtatatttatatatgttttccACATGTTTATTAGAATAATAaactacaaaataattaaaattttacagcagaataattaaactttcgcactagaataattaaaatattaatattaaattactCTAGATTTTTAGAAGTTCAAATTTCATTGTCCTAAGTGGGTAAATGTAACCAAGTTTCATTGTCCTACATGACTAAATGTAaccaaattttattttcaaaatatattttaatttgtaaaaaaTACTTCCTTATAAGCAATTTTTTTCTAATCACCCACCAAAGTTTCATTTAAACTAATGCGATTATGACAAGAAAATAGTATAGTATTTTAAGCCTTATTGTATATTGATGGTCGAAAGTTTTTCTTTCTCCCTtagaaaaatcaaaatttttggtaGAAAACTGACTCGCTGGTGGAGATTTTAAAGCTTTGATTTAACAAACTGACTTGCTGATCGTTGTTCTATTTCACAGACATTTTTTCGCCTGACAATATTAGATTTGAGCAACTCGAAAAAGCTTATGGAAACGCCAAATTTTGAATGGTGCACAAGTCTTAAGCGATTAAATTTTTCAGGATGCACAAACCTACAACATGTTCACCCTTCAATTGGCCTTCTTGCACGACTTGTCTACTTGAATTTGCGGGATTGTAGTAGTTTGGTTACCCTCTACTTTGGCGGTGATGAATGCAAGTTAAGTTCTCTCATAGTTCTACATCTCTCAGGCTGTACAAAATTGAAAACTACGCCAGATTTTTCAGGGCTCTTAAATCTAGAATATCTTGATCTTGAACAATGTACAAGTTTGGCTAAATTGCATGAATCTCTCTGGGCCCTTGGAAAACTTAGATCTTTGAGTTTGAGAAGTTGTCTAGGGCTGAAGGAGGGACCCAATGATATCAGTTGGATGACATCTCTTCAAACTCTAGATTTTCAGGGGTGCTCAAACCTTTGGAAACTTCAGTTTATTTTGAACAAATATGAAAGATCCAAACTTCATCAAACTCTTGGCAGGTCCATCATTTCTCCTCGGATTTCGAAAGCTTTGACATTTTTAGATCTTGGCTTTTGCAATCTAGGGAAAGTCCCTGTTGATATCGGAGAATTAAAGGGGTTAGAAAGACTGAATTTACAGGGTAACAAATTCAATAGTTTACCCAGTACCATTGAGAGTCTTTCCAGCCTAGCATATTTGAACTTGGAGCATTGCTTTAATCTTTCTTCATTGCCTACACTCCCATTTGTCGATAACTCATCAGGAGGACGATATTTTAAAACAATATCTGGATCAAGGAATCAGGGTTCAGGACTATATATGCTTTATTCTCCCATAGTTGATATACAGTGTTGTCTAAATTGGGCATTTGTCTGGCTAACAAGATTAATTAAGGTGCGAAATTATATGCTATGCTAAGTCTATTAATACTTCCGAAATTATATATTATGCCTAAGTTTATCTCATCTCCAAACAATATCTATCTCATTGATACGTTCTTTttggaaaaggaaaaagaaaaaatctttTGTTGAGAGATCTCACTGATATATCTGTGTATTTCTCTGGTACCAGCAACCTTGTCATTTCAGGTGTGGCTTTGACATTGTTATACCCGAGAGTAGTTTTCCATGGTGGTTCAATCGTTTATTTGTGGGTGGATTAACAATAAGGATAGTGGACTCTAATAATATAGATGACAATTGGATAGGCTTTACCTTTTGTGTAGCATTTTGTGTAACCGATCCTTCAGCGATTACTGGTTCTTCTCATAACCGGTTGTCCACATCATTGGCGAGtccattttatctttcttttgaaAGTGAACAGGCAGAAGAAACCTTCTGTATGCCATGTCGTTTAGACTTCAAAGGTGGGTCCCAACCTCCTAAGACCCAAAACTTAGAACATGTCTGGATTATCTATATTTCTCGGCCACACTGCCATTTTGTGAAAACAGGAGCCAATATCACATTTAAAGCCTGCCCAGGCATTGAGATGAGGAAATGGGGACTGCGCATGGTATTCAAGCAAGATATAGAAATAATTCAAAGAAAATCACAATATCAGCTGGAATCCTCCATGTTTGTGTATCCGTCTGAAATCCTACTTCAAGATCATGGGTTGGTTATTGAGGAAGTGCCTGAAAGCAACAACAGTAGCATTGGGCCTAAAATCCAGCTTCCTTACAATTGGTATGTAACTGATGAGGAGGAAAAGGAGAATCTAGAAGCCAAAAGCAAAGAAATTAATCTCGCAAATATTGGCCTTTAAGTGAGGCCAACCAGACACACTTTACAGAACCATCTTCCTTGAGGTAATTATCCTTCTTTTACTCATTTTTCAtatgtttgttattttttattctttaatagAAAGAGGTTTCTTCAACAATCACTTATTCTTTTGCTTTGCCACTCTCCAAGCACATATGAAGATTGAAGAAGCAAAACATAGCGGGAACAATGGAAACTCTGTTGTTTTATTATAAATTTGATGAGTCGTTCTTCGTATTACTGTTAGGTTTGTGGCTAACCCTAGCTAGtccaatcataaaaaaaattgtatgagAAGTTGAGAACTCTGAAAACTTGAGTGTTCTTCTTATTGTATATTTTGATTGTGAAAATTACCGATTTGTTATTAACTTATATCCCAATGCAACCATGACTCTCGTCATATTCATCTTGCTATATATATTGATGGTTGGATCAAATACTGAGTAAAATTAACCTCTTTTTGGTTCGACCTTATGTACTCTGTTTTCGTTATTTCATAGCTAATAGAAGTTGCCACATTTTGAGAGAAAGTGTACCTGCAAAAGTTATTTCTTTGTTGCTATTTTTGTATCAAATATTTGCAACAAAAAATGCTAAAGAACaataagaattttttattttgtgttattaattaacgattaatgtttaaaaatataaaaatatgtgaTAAAATATGCTATTAGattattagataaaaaaaaaaaactaaactaaacgaGTTAAGTTAATGGTTAAATGAtagtcaaaaataataaaaataatactacACATTTAAGTTTTTTTGTTAATCAAGTCTAACTAAATTagtttaacataataaaaaatagttatgACTAGTATTATTTTAAATCTTATTGTTTAATTTGATTAGACTTGATTCATAAAAAGACTTAGATATGtagtattatttaaataataaattctgataatcCTAATATTTCTCATTTGCACATTGCATCTCTCACTTTTTGACACATAAATTTATACTCTTAATTTACaaaaatgtttaaaaaaattatttattattctttgtttttaatttaagaatattgattttagattaatttttaattttaaaagtgatactcctattttatattaatttctatctcataataaaaaaaagtcatattaataataaaagattACATAAAGAGATAAATTGTAATTATTTTCGTATGAAAACTTAATTAATAcgattaataattattattatgtttCTATGTTGAGACAAAAAGTAATAGGAACTAATACTGTTGCTTAAATATTTgataaataagaaagaaagaatcAAATACTATTACTATGAATTAATTTAAGTTGGTTAAGTTGATTAATTTACTCATCTACTTAAATAGATATCTTGTGTATATAATAATTCATTGACCAAttgtaaatttttaaataaagtttagatttataataaattaatttttaacctaTTGAATTAGANNNNNNNNNNNNNNNNNNNNNNNNNNNNNNNNNNNNNNNNNNNNNNNNNNNNNNNNNNNNNNNNNNNNNNNNNNNNNNNNNNNNNNNNNNNNNNNNNNNNNNNNNNNNNNNNNNNNNNNNNNNNNNNNNNNNNNNNNNNNNNNNNNNNNNNNNNNNNNNNNNNNNNNNNNNNNNNNNNNNNNNNNNNNNNNNNNNNNNNNNNNNNNNNNNNNNNNNNNNNNNNNNNNNNNNNNNNNNNgatttttttaaatcaaatttttaataaattttagtatAAGATAATAAGAAAACCAATATATCCTATAGAAGCATTCATTctcaaaaactttagaaaacaaAATGATGGTTTTAGTGGCTAAGagaaagggggttgaatcttagcccctttttgcttgctaacacttgctggacttagaggagacttctctgtttttagctcgtccctagccacgagactttttcattttgtctcgtcacttggcacgagacatttttagtttttactcctgtgcagtagaaaacagaaatggagtaggagagaaagaagattacacccatatatatcctggttcagctgctaagtgcagtgcagcctacatccagtctccatcacaaacatgatggaatttcactataatcttccagattacaaactgtaaagtgctaacccaacttacaagggattcccacagaatcatgaaacacaacatagatgaacaaaggaactctaagacatctatggctttttcttttaattttgcactctctgccttttttcgctctatggctttttcatacaaacctcactgtttgccttttttccatgagactcaagacatgacaaaattaaacagaaaaatactaaacataatacgttgaaggagaagaaaatctgtaagcttaggtagctttgaaaatcctgtgccttgcactctcactgcttacttctaactccttgctccaacCAGTGGCTGTTCCCCATTTTTTATAtaagagagaagcctccacacttgaagccaaaaacccaagccaacttcttcttccttcaagaaaccggttcggccacacagagagagaagagataaccatgcaaaacccaacatgcaattacctctagtccttccttggtcatatTAGCTTTGAAATCCTTTCAGGAAGTGTaatggaatccgttggaagcatttGAGGATTTGTTTTTTCTTTGCTTCATGGATTCGGACAAATCATGAGGAATTCTCATGGAATTGGGCTTGGTTGCAATAATCAATAAATTTCTAGCCCaataataacatttgctttcctgataaaATTTGGAACGGATCAAGCATAGGAAactttcatcaaaattaaatatggGCTTGGTTGCAATAACATTGAGCTTGGCCCATTAATACAACAATTCAGCTACATAATAGGAAACATGTAGCAAGGCTGATTGTTGGTTTTAGTTTGGGCTAGCAACATATTTATTTTCCAGCCCAAGTAAATCTGCATAGCAAAAATAAATATTAGCATATGTGAATTAATATTTTTGCTATTTATCAAAGTAATAATGTTTGGTCATCACAAATATTAgtcttagagttttccaaactcatcaatctcccctttgatgacaaacattattaaaattgaaatggaaagaaatttaaaaaaattgagtatgagaactccctttgaagattgaatttctccccctttctaaatgtcacatggctcccccttgatgtatgcttattttaccaagggaagcactaacctgtaacattttaatcaagcttcaagcaataatgttatttagcatgttatatgatgctaaatgcttgatttatgagcagttttaattgataatcaaaactcatttgatatcataaactgatttactGCTCAAACATTACCACAAAACAAAGttgttcaaaaatttcaaatattttccagTCAAGATATCAGAGCCATATTATTCAAGtaa
The DNA window shown above is from Arachis ipaensis cultivar K30076 chromosome B08, Araip1.1, whole genome shotgun sequence and carries:
- the LOC107610558 gene encoding TMV resistance protein N-like isoform X1, encoding MERISTKPPRRICKYDVFISFRGADTRNTFVDHLYNHLIRKGIFTFKDDKTLEQGQPISSQLMQAIRDSRVSIVVFSKEYPTSTWCLDEMAAIVDCQREFNQAILPVFYDVDPSHVRKQNGVYHDAFISHSRRQQLAKVRRWKSAMTTLANSVGWDVRNKPEFKEVENIVQKIVKTLNHKFSGFADDLIGMQPRVEELEKLLKLRSEDDGFRVLGLWGMGGVGKTTHATALYDRISYQFDASCFVENVSKLYKDGGAMAIQKQILHEALEVKRLDTYSPSEISGIIINRLHSIKILVVLDNVDHLKQLEELAINPKLLCEGSRMIITTRDEHILKAYGADEVHNVPLLSDKEAHELFSRKAFKREGPSNNCEELIPEVLKYAQRHPLTIRVLGSFLCSRNATQWKDALDRLRNNLEDEIANVLRISYEGLKFEEKEIFLHIACFFRGEREDYVKRILDSLGLYPHIGISVIAEKSLITIRNQEIHMHEMLQELGKKIVREKYPQEPGSWSRLWSYKDFHHVLMSETGTNEIKAVVVDIKEDISDCNQMVEGLSKMKDLKLLIVHQKNYHSESRLKSLSSCILHYLSSHGYPFPSLPSLFHPSESKLKCLSSCLKYLSWHGYPFPSLPSVFHPSESLVEMNLSGSSIQSLWEGRKTFFRLTILDLSNSKKLMETPNFEWCTSLKRLNFSGCTNLQHVHPSIGLLARLVYLNLRDCSSLVTLYFGGDECKLSSLIVLHLSGCTKLKTTPDFSGLLNLEYLDLEQCTSLAKLHESLWALGKLRSLSLRSCLGLKEGPNDISWMTSLQTLDFQGCSNLWKLQFILNKYERSKLHQTLGRSIISPRISKALTFLDLGFCNLGKVPVDIGELKGLERLNLQGNKFNSLPSTIESLSSLAYLNLEHCFNLSSLPTLPFVDNSSGGRYFKTISGSRNQGSGLYMLYSPIVDIQCCLNWAFVWLTRLIKQPCHFRCGFDIVIPESSFPWWFNRLFVGGLTIRIVDSNNIDDNWIGFTFCVAFCVTDPSAITGSSHNRLSTSLASPFYLSFESEQAEETFCMPCRLDFKGGSQPPKTQNLEHVWIIYISRPHCHFVKTGANITFKACPGIEMRKWGLRMVFKQDIEIIQRKSQYQLESSMFVYPSEILLQDHGLVIEEVPESNNSSIGPKIQLPYNWYVTDEEEKENLEAKSKEINLANIGL
- the LOC107610558 gene encoding TMV resistance protein N-like isoform X2 yields the protein MERISTKPPRRICKYDVFISFRGADTRNTFVDHLYNHLIRKGIFTFKDDKTLEQGQPISSQLMQAIRDSRVSIVVFSKEYPTSTWCLDEMAAIVDCQREFNQAILPVFYDVDPSHVRKQNGVYHDAFISHSRRQQLAKVRRWKSAMTTLANSVGWDVRNKPEFKEVENIVQKIVKTLNHKFSGFADDLIGMQPRVEELEKLLKLRSEDDGFRVLGLWGMGGVGKTTHATALYDRISYQFDASCFVENVSKLYKDGGAMAIQKQILHEALEVKRLDTYSPSEISGIIINRLHSIKILVVLDNVDHLKQLEELAINPKLLCEGSRMIITTRDEHILKAYGADEVHNVPLLSDKEAHELFSRKAFKREGPSNNCEELIPEVLKYAQRHPLTIRVLGSFLCSRNATQWKDALDRLRNNLEDEIANVLRISYEGLKFEEKEIFLHIACFFRGEREDYVKRILDSLGLYPHIGISVIAEKSLITIRNQEIHMHEMLQELGKKIVREKYPQEPGSWSRLWSYKDFHHVLMSETGTNEIKAVVVDIKEDISDCNQMVEGLSKMKDLKLLIVHQKNYHSESRLKSLSSCLKYLSWHGYPFPSLPSVFHPSESLVEMNLSGSSIQSLWEGRKTFFRLTILDLSNSKKLMETPNFEWCTSLKRLNFSGCTNLQHVHPSIGLLARLVYLNLRDCSSLVTLYFGGDECKLSSLIVLHLSGCTKLKTTPDFSGLLNLEYLDLEQCTSLAKLHESLWALGKLRSLSLRSCLGLKEGPNDISWMTSLQTLDFQGCSNLWKLQFILNKYERSKLHQTLGRSIISPRISKALTFLDLGFCNLGKVPVDIGELKGLERLNLQGNKFNSLPSTIESLSSLAYLNLEHCFNLSSLPTLPFVDNSSGGRYFKTISGSRNQGSGLYMLYSPIVDIQCCLNWAFVWLTRLIKQPCHFRCGFDIVIPESSFPWWFNRLFVGGLTIRIVDSNNIDDNWIGFTFCVAFCVTDPSAITGSSHNRLSTSLASPFYLSFESEQAEETFCMPCRLDFKGGSQPPKTQNLEHVWIIYISRPHCHFVKTGANITFKACPGIEMRKWGLRMVFKQDIEIIQRKSQYQLESSMFVYPSEILLQDHGLVIEEVPESNNSSIGPKIQLPYNWYVTDEEEKENLEAKSKEINLANIGL